The following proteins come from a genomic window of Pseudomonas putida:
- the cysW gene encoding sulfate ABC transporter permease subunit CysW, whose product MSSSSLSATAAANAARRGSATSRRILIGLGWLVFALFLLLPLVIVVSQALKNGFGTFFEAIFEPDALSALKLTLLAVVISVPLNLVFGVSAAWCVSKYTFRGKSILVTLIDLPFSVSPVIAGLVYVLMFGAQGLFGPWLQDHDIQIVFALPGIVLATIFVTVPFVARELIPLMQEQGTQEEEAARLLGANGWQMFWHVTLPNIKWGLIYGVVLCTARAMGEFGAVSVVSGHIRGVTNTLPLHVEILYNEYNHVAAFSVASLLLILALFILLLKQWSENRINRLRHSAAEE is encoded by the coding sequence ATGTCCAGTTCATCCCTGAGCGCTACCGCTGCCGCCAATGCCGCACGACGCGGCAGTGCCACGTCGCGGCGCATCCTGATCGGCCTTGGCTGGCTGGTGTTCGCACTGTTTCTGCTGCTGCCGCTGGTGATCGTGGTATCGCAGGCGTTGAAGAACGGTTTCGGTACCTTTTTCGAGGCGATCTTCGAGCCTGATGCCTTGTCGGCGCTGAAGCTGACGCTGCTCGCCGTCGTCATCTCGGTGCCGCTGAACCTGGTATTCGGCGTCAGCGCCGCCTGGTGCGTGAGCAAATACACCTTCCGTGGCAAGAGCATCCTGGTCACCCTGATCGACCTGCCATTCTCGGTATCGCCGGTGATCGCCGGCCTGGTCTACGTGTTGATGTTCGGCGCCCAAGGCTTGTTCGGGCCTTGGCTGCAGGACCACGATATCCAGATCGTCTTCGCTTTGCCGGGCATCGTGCTGGCGACCATCTTCGTCACCGTGCCCTTCGTTGCCCGTGAGCTGATCCCGCTGATGCAGGAGCAGGGTACCCAGGAAGAAGAGGCTGCGCGTCTGCTCGGTGCCAACGGCTGGCAGATGTTCTGGCACGTGACCCTGCCGAACATCAAGTGGGGCCTGATCTACGGCGTGGTGCTGTGTACCGCGCGGGCCATGGGCGAGTTCGGTGCGGTATCGGTGGTCTCGGGCCATATCCGTGGCGTCACCAATACTTTGCCGCTGCACGTGGAGATCCTCTACAACGAGTACAACCACGTCGCGGCCTTCAGCGTGGCCAGCCTGTTGCTGATCCTGGCGCTCTTCATCCTGCTGCTCAAGCAGTGGAGCGAGAACCGTATTAACCGCCTGCGCCATAGCGCAGCGGAGGAATAA
- a CDS encoding sulfate/molybdate ABC transporter ATP-binding protein, which translates to MSIEVRNVSKRFNSFQALDNINLDIHSGELVALLGPSGCGKTTLLRIIAGLETPDDGNIVFHGEDVSGHDVRDRNVGFVFQHYALFRHMSVFDNVAFGLRMKPKGERPSESKIAEKVHELLNMVQLDWLADRYPEQLSGGQRQRIALARALAVEPKVLLLDEPFGALDAKVRKELRRWLARLHEDINLTSVFVTHDQEEAMEVADRIVVMNKGVIEQIGSPGEVYEKPANDFVYHFLGDSNRLALSEGHHVLFRPHEVSLSRHETEGHHAAEVRDIRPLGATTRVTLKVEGQSELIEAEVVKDHDSLTGLARGETLFFRPKVWQKVADI; encoded by the coding sequence ATGTCGATCGAAGTTCGTAACGTTAGCAAGCGCTTCAACAGCTTCCAGGCCCTGGACAACATCAACCTGGATATCCACAGCGGCGAGCTGGTGGCCCTGCTCGGCCCCTCTGGCTGTGGCAAGACCACCCTGCTGCGCATCATCGCCGGCCTGGAAACGCCGGATGACGGCAATATCGTGTTCCACGGCGAAGACGTATCCGGCCATGATGTACGTGATCGCAACGTTGGTTTCGTGTTCCAGCACTACGCGCTGTTCCGCCACATGAGCGTGTTCGACAACGTTGCCTTCGGCCTGCGCATGAAGCCCAAGGGCGAGCGCCCGAGCGAGAGCAAGATTGCCGAGAAGGTTCATGAGCTGCTGAACATGGTGCAGCTGGACTGGCTGGCGGACCGCTACCCTGAACAGCTTTCCGGTGGCCAGCGCCAGCGTATCGCCCTGGCCCGCGCTTTGGCGGTGGAGCCCAAGGTGCTGCTGCTCGATGAGCCGTTCGGTGCCCTCGATGCCAAGGTGCGCAAGGAATTGCGCCGCTGGCTGGCGCGTTTGCACGAGGATATCAATCTGACTTCGGTGTTCGTTACCCACGACCAGGAAGAGGCCATGGAAGTGGCCGATCGCATCGTGGTGATGAACAAGGGGGTGATCGAGCAGATCGGCTCCCCAGGGGAAGTATATGAGAAGCCGGCCAACGACTTCGTCTACCACTTCCTCGGCGACTCCAACCGGCTGGCGTTGAGCGAGGGTCATCATGTGCTGTTCCGCCCGCACGAGGTGTCGCTGTCGCGCCATGAAACAGAAGGGCACCATGCCGCCGAAGTCCGTGATATCCGCCCATTGGGCGCGACTACCCGGGTGACCTTGAAGGTGGAAGGGCAGAGCGAGCTGATCGAGGCGGAGGTGGTCAAGGATCACGACAGCCTGACCGGCCTGGCGCGAGGTGAGACGCTGTTCTTCAGGCCAAAGGTCTGGCAAAAGGTGGCGGATATCTGA
- a CDS encoding energy transducer TonB → MGNVHSAVRAYDQPRHPAPGDLVELGRTLRLPLGQLRLQRTPASGLKRRDKLALALLVLAVHGAAAFWVSRAPTRELPVVPPQIPPMTIEFAAPAPPVVEPPPPAPAPPVVEPPPPVVDELAAKPKPKPKPAPKPLAKQPPKPQPKPVEAPPPAPTPVAAPSTPAPPAPAPVTPPSANAAYLKNPAPEYPQMAQRRGWEGTVLLRVEVLASGKPGHIQVQKSSGRDALDAAALAAVKRWSFVPAKQGDVAQAGWVSVPIDFKLR, encoded by the coding sequence ATGGGTAATGTCCATTCGGCCGTCAGGGCCTACGACCAGCCACGGCACCCTGCACCGGGTGACCTGGTCGAGCTTGGACGGACGCTTCGCTTGCCGTTGGGCCAGCTCCGCCTGCAACGTACCCCGGCCAGCGGCCTCAAGCGCCGCGACAAGCTGGCGCTGGCTTTGCTGGTGCTGGCTGTGCACGGTGCTGCCGCCTTTTGGGTGAGCCGGGCCCCGACGCGGGAGTTGCCCGTAGTACCGCCACAAATTCCTCCCATGACCATCGAGTTTGCCGCCCCGGCACCTCCGGTAGTCGAGCCGCCACCGCCGGCCCCGGCACCGCCGGTTGTCGAGCCGCCTCCACCTGTAGTTGACGAATTGGCCGCCAAACCCAAGCCCAAGCCAAAACCCGCTCCTAAGCCGCTGGCCAAGCAACCGCCCAAACCACAGCCCAAGCCTGTGGAGGCACCACCGCCTGCCCCCACACCGGTCGCCGCTCCTTCAACGCCTGCGCCACCCGCGCCGGCCCCGGTAACGCCGCCCTCGGCCAACGCTGCGTACCTGAAGAACCCGGCGCCGGAGTACCCGCAGATGGCTCAGCGCCGCGGCTGGGAAGGCACCGTATTGCTACGGGTGGAGGTTTTGGCCAGCGGCAAACCCGGGCATATCCAAGTCCAGAAAAGCAGTGGTCGCGATGCCCTCGACGCTGCCGCCCTGGCTGCGGTCAAGCGCTGGAGTTTCGTCCCCGCCAAGCAGGGCGACGTGGCGCAGGCCGGCTGGGTCAGCGTGCCGATCGATTTCAAGCTTCGTTAA
- a CDS encoding MotA/TolQ/ExbB proton channel family protein, translated as MSLLASPLESVESAVIWLLVGFSVVTWGLALAKIVQFVRLKNQDKRFHTQFWAASSLDAAAQVSHELPGPAARVAQSGYAAIAVGEAQTNDLSHAINHQDRLERALHQQIVRERRSLETGLAVVASIGSTSPFIGLFGTVWGIMEALKGISAAGSASLETVAGPIGAALVATGVGIAVAVPAVLVYNYFLRRLKLTAAELDDFAHDFYSLAQKSAFRVLVHPGVQKVQAGFTQPVKEAS; from the coding sequence ATGAGCCTGCTGGCATCCCCCCTCGAATCCGTTGAAAGTGCAGTCATCTGGCTGCTGGTCGGTTTTTCCGTCGTCACCTGGGGCCTTGCCCTGGCCAAGATCGTGCAATTCGTGCGGCTGAAAAACCAGGACAAGCGCTTCCACACGCAGTTCTGGGCCGCCTCAAGCCTCGACGCGGCGGCCCAGGTCAGCCACGAACTGCCTGGCCCGGCCGCCCGCGTCGCCCAGTCCGGCTATGCCGCCATTGCCGTCGGCGAGGCACAGACCAATGACCTGAGCCATGCGATCAATCACCAGGACCGCCTCGAACGCGCCCTGCACCAGCAGATAGTGCGGGAGCGGCGCTCGCTTGAAACCGGCCTGGCGGTGGTGGCCAGTATCGGCAGCACTTCGCCCTTCATCGGCCTGTTCGGTACCGTATGGGGCATCATGGAAGCACTCAAAGGCATCAGCGCGGCGGGTTCGGCCAGCCTGGAAACCGTGGCCGGCCCTATTGGCGCTGCACTCGTAGCTACCGGTGTGGGTATCGCCGTCGCGGTGCCGGCGGTGCTGGTCTACAACTACTTCCTTCGTCGCCTCAAGTTGACTGCCGCTGAGCTGGATGACTTTGCCCACGACTTCTACAGCCTGGCGCAGAAGAGTGCCTTCCGCGTGCTGGTGCATCCTGGCGTGCAGAAGGTGCAGGCCGGCTTTACCCAGCCTGTGAAGGAGGCGTCCTGA
- a CDS encoding ExbD/TolR family protein, translating into MAFSTQDSDEVLSEINVTPLVDVMLVLLVVFIVTAPLLTNAIPINLPKTESVAPVEQKDPLVVSIDGAGKLFINKDEIQPDLLETNLKAARDKDANVRVQLQADDGVNYGEVARAMAAIERAGITKLAVITAR; encoded by the coding sequence ATGGCCTTTTCGACGCAGGACAGCGACGAAGTTCTAAGTGAAATCAACGTTACGCCCCTGGTGGACGTCATGCTGGTGCTGCTGGTGGTATTCATCGTCACCGCGCCGCTGCTGACCAACGCCATCCCCATCAACCTGCCCAAGACCGAGTCCGTGGCCCCGGTTGAGCAGAAGGACCCATTGGTGGTGAGCATCGATGGCGCCGGCAAGCTGTTCATCAACAAGGACGAGATACAGCCGGACCTGCTGGAGACCAACCTCAAGGCCGCCAGGGACAAGGACGCGAACGTTCGTGTGCAACTGCAGGCCGACGACGGCGTCAACTACGGCGAGGTGGCCCGTGCCATGGCCGCCATCGAACGTGCGGGGATCACCAAGCTGGCGGTGATAACCGCACGCTGA
- a CDS encoding alpha/beta hydrolase, with product MRNESIRYLIVSGWQGSPDNHWQSHWQRTLPNSARVEQHDWLTPQREDWVQALEQAVAAECAPVILIAHSLGCITVAHWAAQASPALLRRVRGALLVAPADVERPTCAPALRNFAPIPTEALPFPSQVVSSDNDPAVSVPRALYLAQAWGAEAGLLSNAGHINVKSGHERWEQGFAYLYRLQSRVEQRALRRA from the coding sequence ATGCGCAATGAGTCTATTCGTTACCTGATTGTGTCGGGCTGGCAAGGATCGCCAGACAACCATTGGCAAAGTCACTGGCAGCGTACCCTGCCCAACAGTGCACGGGTCGAGCAGCACGACTGGCTCACCCCGCAACGTGAGGACTGGGTGCAGGCGCTGGAGCAGGCGGTTGCCGCTGAATGTGCGCCGGTGATCCTGATTGCCCACAGCCTTGGCTGCATCACTGTCGCCCATTGGGCCGCGCAGGCCAGCCCGGCCTTGCTGCGCAGGGTGCGTGGTGCACTGCTGGTGGCGCCGGCAGACGTCGAGCGCCCCACCTGCGCGCCAGCCCTGCGTAACTTTGCGCCGATCCCTACCGAAGCGCTGCCGTTTCCCAGCCAGGTAGTCAGCTCGGACAACGACCCGGCCGTGAGCGTGCCACGGGCGCTGTACCTGGCCCAGGCATGGGGCGCCGAAGCGGGGTTGCTGAGCAATGCCGGGCACATCAACGTCAAGTCCGGCCATGAGCGCTGGGAACAAGGCTTCGCCTACTTGTATCGCTTGCAGAGCCGGGTCGAGCAGCGCGCACTGCGTCGCGCCTGA
- a CDS encoding sigma 54-interacting transcriptional regulator, whose amino-acid sequence MTLQHPFGQPLLTFPELDKSPLSIRAKALVFIDPRSQQLREDLERLAPQPLPVLIRGETGTGKELLARQIHRASDRGGLFVSVNCAAISPTYADAELFGYSAGSHGGTASSRAGWFGSANGGTLYLDEIADLPLAIQGKLLAALENREVTRVGAQQPQPVDVRLVAATSIDLARVVKAGRFNERLYQYLHEGALELPPLRERCGDILPLAEYFVGIYCARLQRPVPLISEAAQQVLEAHTWPGNTRELENIIHFALLVNDSEEIQPEDLDLPNTPR is encoded by the coding sequence ATGACGCTTCAACACCCGTTTGGCCAGCCACTGCTGACCTTCCCCGAGCTGGACAAAAGCCCGCTGAGCATCCGTGCCAAGGCCTTGGTGTTCATCGACCCGCGTTCACAGCAGTTACGCGAAGACCTTGAGCGTCTGGCACCGCAACCCTTGCCGGTGCTGATCCGTGGCGAAACCGGCACGGGCAAGGAACTGCTGGCCCGGCAGATCCATCGTGCCAGCGACCGTGGAGGGCTATTCGTGTCGGTCAACTGTGCGGCTATCAGCCCCACTTACGCCGATGCCGAGCTGTTCGGCTATAGCGCTGGCAGCCATGGCGGTACGGCCAGCAGCCGCGCCGGCTGGTTCGGTTCGGCCAACGGCGGCACGCTGTACCTGGACGAGATTGCCGACTTGCCGCTGGCTATCCAGGGTAAGCTGCTGGCGGCCCTGGAAAACCGCGAGGTCACCCGGGTGGGCGCGCAGCAGCCACAGCCGGTGGACGTGCGCCTGGTGGCTGCGACCAGTATTGACCTGGCCCGGGTGGTTAAAGCTGGCAGGTTCAATGAACGCTTGTACCAGTACTTGCACGAAGGTGCGCTGGAGCTGCCTCCGTTGCGTGAGCGCTGCGGCGATATCCTGCCGTTGGCTGAGTATTTCGTGGGCATCTACTGCGCACGCCTGCAGCGCCCTGTGCCGTTGATCAGCGAAGCGGCCCAGCAGGTGCTCGAAGCCCACACGTGGCCCGGCAATACCCGCGAACTGGAGAACATCATCCACTTCGCCCTGCTGGTGAATGACAGTGAAGAGATCCAGCCAGAGGACCTCGACCTGCCGAATACCCCGCGCTAG
- a CDS encoding MetQ/NlpA family ABC transporter substrate-binding protein gives MKKTLLTTALAAALSFSGLAAAAEKLVVAATPVPHAEILELIKPTLAKEGVDLQIKVFTDYVQPNVQVDQKRLDANYFQTLPYLKSFNEGKGTHLETVIGVHVEPFGGYSKKIKNLSELKDGATVAIPNEGSNSGRALILLQKAGLITLKDPKNALATPKDIAENPKNLKFKELESAMLARVLDQVDLDMINTNYALEAGLNPAKDALVIEGSDSPYVNFLVARPDNKNSEAIQKLAKALTSPEVKEFIAKKYSGAVLPAF, from the coding sequence ATGAAGAAGACCCTGCTGACCACTGCCCTGGCCGCTGCCCTGTCGTTCTCCGGCCTGGCTGCCGCCGCCGAGAAACTGGTGGTCGCCGCTACCCCGGTGCCGCACGCCGAAATTCTGGAGCTGATCAAGCCGACCTTGGCCAAGGAAGGCGTGGACCTGCAGATCAAGGTCTTCACTGACTACGTACAGCCCAACGTACAGGTAGATCAGAAGCGCCTGGACGCCAACTACTTCCAGACGCTGCCTTACCTGAAGAGCTTCAACGAAGGTAAAGGCACCCATTTGGAAACCGTGATCGGCGTGCACGTCGAACCGTTCGGTGGCTACTCGAAGAAGATCAAGAACCTGTCCGAACTGAAGGACGGCGCCACCGTTGCCATTCCTAACGAAGGCAGCAACAGTGGCCGCGCCCTGATCTTGCTGCAGAAGGCTGGCCTGATCACCCTGAAAGATCCAAAAAACGCCCTGGCCACTCCGAAAGACATTGCCGAGAACCCGAAGAACCTGAAGTTCAAGGAGCTTGAGTCGGCCATGCTGGCGCGTGTGCTGGATCAGGTCGACCTGGACATGATCAACACCAACTACGCGCTGGAAGCTGGCCTGAACCCGGCCAAGGATGCGTTGGTGATCGAGGGTAGCGACTCGCCTTACGTGAACTTCCTGGTGGCCCGCCCGGACAACAAGAACAGCGAGGCTATCCAGAAGCTGGCCAAGGCCCTGACCAGCCCTGAGGTCAAGGAATTCATCGCCAAAAAGTACAGCGGTGCGGTGCTGCCGGCGTTCTGA
- a CDS encoding penicillin acylase family protein, with protein sequence MKRSLTLLAVVVAVATGAGYWYVHGKLPQRDGEVAVAGLQAPVSVRYDTRGVPHLQAQNEADLYRALGYVHAQDRLFQMEIMRRLARGELAEVLGDKLLPTDTLFRSLRIRDQAALMVQRLDHQSPAWKALQAYLDGINAWQASHPKPMEFDLIGITPRPFTAEDTLSIAGYLAYSFAAAFRTEPALTYIRDQLGPQYLKIFDLDWQPDGALGTPLATADWQGLEALARLSHEALGDAGIPQFEGSNAWAVAGGRTRSGKPLLAGDPHISFAVPAVWYEAELSAPGFNLYGYFQALNPFALLGHNRDFGWSLTMFQNDDVDLIAEKTNPTNSDQVMVQGQWRTLEKTEQRIAVKGEQPVSISLRRSPHGPIVNDVLGATAGTTPIAMWWAFLETENPILEGFYQLNRADSLAKMREAAAKVQAPGLNFVWASAGGDIGWWAAAQLPIRPDDVNPSFILDGASHQADKLGFYPFSVNPQQENPASGYIVSANYQPPAAVPIPGYYNLPDRGRQLERHLANPQVKWDTQNSQALQLDTANDYGPRTLAPLLATLRDIALGDEEKELVEQLAAWRGDHPLDSTNATLFNQFLYQLAHAALHDELGDTWFPVLISTRTIDSALPRLAADAQSPWWNTRGANQRTDRTAIVRIAWQQTLEHLRETFGKDPASWQWGKAHTLTHNHPLGVKKPMNLLFNVGPFAAPGTHEVPNNLSAKIGPAPWPVTYGPSTRRLIDFADAGQALTSNPVGQSGVPFDRHYSDQAEGYIEGQYQRAQMGVIPARTTLRLVPAE encoded by the coding sequence ATGAAGCGCAGCCTGACCCTGTTGGCCGTGGTAGTGGCCGTGGCCACCGGTGCCGGTTACTGGTACGTGCACGGTAAACTGCCGCAGCGTGACGGCGAGGTAGCGGTAGCCGGCCTGCAGGCCCCAGTCAGTGTGCGCTATGACACCCGCGGGGTGCCGCACCTGCAGGCGCAGAACGAAGCAGACTTGTACCGCGCCCTCGGCTACGTGCATGCCCAGGACCGATTGTTCCAGATGGAAATCATGCGCCGCCTGGCCCGCGGTGAGCTGGCCGAGGTGTTGGGTGACAAGCTGCTGCCCACCGATACCCTGTTCCGCAGCCTGCGTATCCGTGATCAGGCGGCGCTGATGGTTCAGCGCCTGGACCACCAATCCCCCGCGTGGAAGGCCTTGCAAGCCTACCTCGATGGCATCAACGCCTGGCAGGCGAGCCACCCCAAACCCATGGAGTTCGACCTTATAGGCATCACGCCCAGGCCGTTCACCGCTGAAGATACCCTGAGCATTGCCGGGTACCTGGCCTACAGTTTTGCCGCCGCGTTCCGCACCGAGCCTGCGTTGACCTATATCCGCGACCAGCTCGGGCCGCAGTACCTGAAGATTTTCGACCTCGACTGGCAACCTGACGGCGCGCTGGGAACCCCGCTGGCGACGGCCGATTGGCAGGGCCTTGAAGCCCTCGCCCGCCTCAGCCACGAAGCCCTTGGCGATGCCGGCATTCCCCAATTCGAAGGCAGCAACGCCTGGGCAGTGGCCGGCGGCCGTACCCGCAGCGGCAAGCCGCTGCTGGCCGGCGATCCGCACATCAGCTTCGCGGTGCCGGCCGTCTGGTACGAGGCCGAGCTGTCGGCGCCAGGGTTCAACCTGTACGGCTACTTCCAGGCGCTGAACCCGTTCGCGCTGCTCGGTCACAATCGCGACTTCGGCTGGAGCCTGACCATGTTCCAGAACGACGATGTCGACCTGATTGCGGAAAAGACCAACCCGACCAACAGCGATCAGGTCATGGTCCAGGGCCAATGGCGAACACTGGAAAAGACTGAGCAGAGAATCGCCGTCAAAGGCGAGCAGCCGGTCAGCATCAGCCTGCGCCGCTCACCCCACGGGCCGATCGTCAACGACGTGCTTGGCGCGACCGCCGGCACCACGCCAATCGCGATGTGGTGGGCCTTTCTGGAAACCGAGAATCCGATCCTCGAAGGCTTCTATCAGCTCAACCGTGCCGACTCCCTTGCCAAGATGCGCGAGGCGGCGGCCAAGGTTCAGGCGCCGGGGCTCAACTTCGTCTGGGCCAGTGCAGGTGGCGATATTGGTTGGTGGGCTGCGGCGCAACTACCAATCCGCCCGGATGACGTCAACCCGTCGTTCATCCTCGATGGCGCGAGCCACCAGGCCGACAAGCTGGGTTTTTACCCTTTCAGCGTCAACCCACAGCAGGAAAACCCGGCCAGCGGTTACATCGTTTCAGCGAACTACCAGCCGCCAGCGGCGGTACCGATACCGGGCTACTACAACTTGCCGGACCGGGGCCGCCAGCTGGAGCGCCACTTAGCCAACCCGCAGGTGAAGTGGGATACCCAGAACAGCCAGGCGCTGCAACTGGACACCGCCAACGACTACGGCCCACGTACCCTGGCGCCCCTGCTTGCGACGCTGCGCGACATCGCCCTGGGCGATGAGGAAAAAGAGCTGGTAGAGCAACTGGCCGCCTGGCGCGGAGATCACCCGCTGGACTCGACCAACGCCACACTGTTCAACCAGTTTCTCTACCAGTTGGCACATGCCGCGCTGCATGACGAGCTGGGCGATACCTGGTTCCCGGTGCTCATCAGTACCCGCACCATCGACTCTGCACTGCCACGCTTGGCGGCGGACGCGCAATCACCGTGGTGGAACACGCGCGGTGCCAACCAACGTACCGACCGCACCGCCATCGTGCGCATCGCCTGGCAGCAAACCCTCGAGCACCTGCGCGAAACCTTTGGCAAAGACCCGGCCAGCTGGCAATGGGGCAAGGCGCATACCCTGACGCACAACCATCCACTGGGTGTTAAAAAGCCGATGAACCTGCTGTTCAACGTCGGCCCGTTTGCCGCGCCGGGCACCCACGAGGTACCCAACAACCTATCGGCGAAAATCGGGCCTGCGCCGTGGCCGGTGACGTATGGGCCATCGACACGGAGGCTGATCGACTTCGCCGACGCTGGGCAGGCGTTGACCAGCAACCCGGTCGGGCAGAGTGGTGTGCCGTTCGATCGGCACTATTCGGATCAGGCTGAAGGCTATATCGAGGGGCAGTACCAGCGCGCCCAGATGGGGGTGATACCGGCTCGCACTACCTTGCGTCTGGTGCCGGCAGAGTGA
- a CDS encoding sugar O-acetyltransferase, giving the protein MSLSEKQKMLSGQLYHAGCPELQAEQIATKHWMQRYNTSFDLLNEARNGLLAEHFGHVGEGTVIRPPFYCDYGYNISVGRNTFMNFNCVILDVLPVRIGDDCQIGPAVQIYTADHPLDPELRRTGLESGRPVTIGNNVWIGGAAIILPGVTIGDNAVVGAGSVVTRDVPAGAVVVGNPARARQPAQGQ; this is encoded by the coding sequence ATGTCCCTCAGCGAAAAACAGAAAATGCTTAGTGGCCAGCTCTACCATGCCGGCTGCCCCGAACTACAGGCCGAGCAAATCGCCACCAAGCACTGGATGCAGCGTTACAACACCAGCTTCGACCTGCTTAACGAAGCCCGCAACGGCCTGCTTGCCGAGCACTTCGGCCATGTGGGCGAAGGCACGGTCATTCGCCCACCGTTCTATTGCGACTACGGCTACAACATCAGCGTCGGGCGCAATACCTTCATGAATTTCAACTGCGTGATCCTGGACGTGCTGCCGGTGCGTATCGGCGATGATTGCCAGATTGGCCCGGCGGTGCAGATCTACACCGCCGATCACCCGCTCGACCCTGAACTGCGGCGCACCGGGCTGGAGAGCGGACGGCCGGTGACTATCGGTAACAATGTGTGGATCGGTGGCGCGGCAATCATCCTGCCCGGGGTGACCATTGGCGATAACGCAGTGGTTGGTGCGGGCAGTGTGGTGACCCGCGATGTGCCGGCAGGCGCGGTAGTGGTCGGTAACCCGGCGCGCGCGCGTCAGCCGGCCCAAGGGCAATAG
- a CDS encoding DUF6436 domain-containing protein has protein sequence MKNRTIKPIILAIALLSCAAVLWWAYDSFKSRYLRPFESQTTLFDGTQLRLPAELAGPGPVRVVHFWDPTCPCNVGNQQHLGDLLSHFADKGVAFHVVQKPGSQGRLPANLTRLQPITHLPGSENLPASPAVAIWDRQGNLAYFGPYSEGAVCNASNSFIEPILKALLDGRHVTASNTLAVGCYCPWAG, from the coding sequence ATGAAAAATCGAACAATCAAGCCGATAATTTTAGCCATTGCACTGCTCTCATGCGCCGCCGTGCTCTGGTGGGCATACGACAGCTTTAAGTCCCGCTACCTGCGCCCGTTCGAAAGCCAGACCACGCTGTTCGACGGCACCCAGCTACGCCTGCCCGCCGAGCTCGCCGGCCCCGGCCCTGTGCGCGTAGTACACTTCTGGGACCCGACCTGCCCATGCAATGTCGGCAACCAGCAGCACCTGGGTGACCTGCTCAGCCACTTCGCAGACAAGGGCGTGGCATTCCACGTCGTGCAAAAGCCCGGCAGCCAAGGCCGGCTGCCGGCCAACCTCACCCGCCTGCAGCCCATCACCCATCTGCCCGGCAGTGAAAACCTGCCCGCCTCTCCGGCCGTAGCGATCTGGGACCGCCAAGGCAACCTCGCTTACTTCGGCCCCTACAGCGAAGGCGCGGTGTGCAACGCCAGCAACAGCTTCATCGAGCCGATCCTAAAGGCCCTGCTCGATGGCCGCCACGTCACCGCATCGAACACGCTGGCCGTCGGCTGCTATTGCCCTTGGGCCGGCTGA
- a CDS encoding alpha/beta hydrolase, which yields MPAAFHPDRLRASLAPLGKRQPLSVQAQDYQRFYGLNLPAQSWLGGFQAAGFELAGQVWLPSQPVATLFLLHGYYDHMGLYRHVIEWALQQGYAVISCDLPGHGLSSGERASITDFALYQQVLDALFEQARSLALPCPWHLCGQSTGGAIAVDHLLHQGVQSPVDGQVILLAPLVRPRAWLWSKLSYRVLRHFVNGIERRFSENSNDPTFLPFLEADPLQPRRLPTAWVGALMAWVKRIEAAPCSARRPLIVQGEADGTVDWPYNLEVLKAKFAEPQILLLPEARHHLANELPGIRQRYFDFINQRLG from the coding sequence ATGCCTGCCGCTTTTCACCCCGACCGCCTGCGCGCCAGCCTCGCGCCCCTTGGCAAACGCCAACCCTTGTCCGTTCAGGCGCAGGATTATCAGCGCTTCTACGGCTTGAACCTGCCAGCGCAGAGCTGGCTGGGCGGTTTTCAGGCGGCGGGTTTCGAGCTGGCGGGGCAGGTCTGGCTACCTTCGCAGCCCGTGGCGACACTGTTTCTGCTGCATGGCTATTACGACCACATGGGCCTCTACCGCCACGTGATCGAATGGGCACTGCAACAGGGTTATGCAGTGATCAGTTGCGACCTGCCTGGCCATGGCCTGTCCAGTGGCGAGCGCGCCAGCATCACTGATTTCGCACTCTATCAGCAGGTGCTCGATGCCTTGTTCGAGCAGGCGCGCAGCCTTGCTTTGCCGTGCCCGTGGCACTTGTGCGGGCAAAGCACTGGTGGCGCCATTGCCGTCGATCATCTGCTGCACCAGGGGGTACAGAGCCCGGTTGATGGCCAGGTGATCCTGCTTGCGCCGCTCGTGCGCCCACGTGCCTGGCTGTGGTCGAAACTCAGTTATCGAGTGTTGCGTCACTTCGTCAATGGCATTGAGCGGCGCTTCAGCGAGAACAGCAACGACCCGACGTTCCTACCGTTTCTGGAGGCCGACCCGCTGCAGCCTCGGCGCCTGCCGACAGCCTGGGTCGGCGCGCTGATGGCCTGGGTCAAGCGGATCGAGGCCGCGCCGTGCAGTGCGCGGCGACCGTTGATCGTTCAGGGGGAGGCTGACGGCACGGTGGACTGGCCCTACAACCTCGAAGTGCTCAAGGCCAAGTTTGCTGAGCCACAGATCCTGCTGCTGCCCGAAGCCCGTCACCACCTGGCCAATGAACTGCCGGGCATCCGTCAGCGCTATTTCGACTTCATCAACCAGCGCTTGGGCTGA